A single window of Rhizobium indicum DNA harbors:
- the sucD gene encoding succinate--CoA ligase subunit alpha produces the protein MSILVNKDTKVLVQGLTGKTGTFHTEQALAYYGTQMVGGIHPKKGGETWTGAKGESLPIFATVAEGKEKTGANATVIYVPPAGAADAIIEAIDAEIPFITCITEGIPVMDMVRVKARLDRSTSRLLGPNCPGIMTPEECKIGIMPGSIFRKGSVGIVSRSGTLTYEAVFQTSNEGLGQTTAVGIGGDPVKGTEFIDVLEMFLADEATQSIIMIGEIGGAAEEDAAQFLKDEAKKGRKKPMAGFIAGRTAPKGRTMGHAGAVVSGGKGDAESKIAAMESAGIKVSPSPARLGKTLVEVLKG, from the coding sequence ATGTCTATTCTCGTCAATAAAGACACCAAGGTCCTCGTTCAGGGTCTGACCGGCAAGACCGGCACGTTCCACACCGAACAGGCGCTTGCTTACTACGGCACCCAGATGGTCGGCGGTATCCATCCGAAGAAGGGTGGCGAAACCTGGACCGGCGCAAAGGGCGAAAGCCTGCCGATCTTTGCAACCGTTGCCGAGGGCAAGGAAAAGACCGGCGCCAACGCGACCGTCATCTATGTTCCGCCGGCAGGAGCCGCCGATGCGATCATCGAGGCGATCGACGCCGAGATCCCGTTCATCACCTGCATCACCGAAGGCATCCCGGTCATGGACATGGTGCGGGTCAAGGCTCGCCTCGACCGCTCCACGTCGCGCCTGCTCGGTCCGAACTGCCCGGGTATCATGACGCCGGAAGAATGCAAGATCGGCATCATGCCGGGCTCGATCTTCCGCAAGGGTTCGGTCGGTATCGTTTCCCGCTCGGGCACGCTGACCTATGAAGCCGTGTTCCAGACCTCCAATGAAGGTCTCGGCCAGACGACGGCCGTCGGCATCGGCGGCGACCCGGTCAAGGGCACCGAGTTCATCGACGTCCTGGAAATGTTCCTGGCCGATGAAGCGACCCAGTCGATCATTATGATCGGCGAAATTGGTGGTGCGGCTGAAGAAGACGCAGCGCAGTTCCTCAAGGACGAAGCCAAGAAGGGCCGCAAGAAGCCGATGGCTGGCTTCATTGCCGGCCGTACGGCGCCGAAGGGCCGCACCATGGGCCATGCCGGCGCTGTGGTTTCCGGCGGCAAGGGCGATGCGGAATCGAAGATCGCGGCGATGGAATCGGCAGGCATCAAAGTATCGCCCTCTCCGGCCCGCCTCGGCAAGACGCTGGTTGAAGTCCTCAAGGGCTAA
- a CDS encoding 2-oxoglutarate dehydrogenase E1 component: MARQEANEQFQITSFLDGANAAYIEQLYARYEEDPASVDDQWRSFFKALEEDPSDVKRAAKGASWRKKNWPLQASGDLVSALDGDWGIVEKVIETKVKAKAEAQGKPADSTEVLQATRDSVRAIMMIRAYRMRGHLHAKLDPLGIAAPVDDYHELSAENYGFTAADYDRKIFIDNVLGLEYATIREMIEILERTYCSTLGVEFMHISNPEEKAWIQERIEGPDKGVAFTPEGKKAILAKLVEAEGYEQFLDVKFKGTKRFGLDGGESLIPALEQILKRGSQLGLKEALFGMAHRGRLNVLSQVMGKPHRAIFHEFKGGSAAPDEVEGSGDVKYHLGASSDREFDGNKIHVSLTANPSHLEIVDPVVMGKARAKQDMNATVWDGDIIPLSERAKVLPLLIHGDAAFAGQGVIAEILGLSGLRGHRVAGTMHVIINNQIGFTTNPAFSRSSPYPSDVAKMIEAPILHVNGDDPEAVVYGAKIATEFRMKFHKPVVLDLFCYRRYGHNEGDEPSFTQPKMYKVIRAHKTVLQLYAARLVAEGLLTEGEVEKMKADWRLHLEQEFEAGQQYKPNKADWLDGEWSGLRTADNADEQRRGKTAVPMKTLKEIGRKLSEIPAGFNAHRTIQRFMENRANMITTGEGIDWAMAEALSFGALCVEGSKIRLSGQDCERGTFSQRHSVLYDQETEERYIPLANLSPTQGRYEVINSMLSEEAVLGFEYGYSLARPNALTLWEAQFGDFANGAQVVFDQFISSGERKWLRMSGLVCLLPHGYEGQGPEHSSARLERFLQLCAEDNMQVANVTTPANYFHILRRQLKRDFRKPLILMTPKSLLRHKRAVSTLAEMAGESAFHRLLWDDAEVIKDGPIKLQKDNKIRRVVMCSGKVYYDLLEEREKRGIDDIYLLRVEQLYPFPAKALINELSRFRNAEMVWCQEEPKNMGAWSFIDPFLEWVLAHIDAKYQRVRYTGRPAAASPATGLMSKHLSQLAAFLEDALGG, translated from the coding sequence ATGGCACGGCAAGAAGCCAACGAGCAGTTTCAGATCACCTCGTTTCTGGATGGCGCCAACGCTGCCTATATCGAGCAGCTCTACGCGCGGTACGAAGAAGATCCCGCATCGGTCGACGATCAGTGGCGGTCCTTCTTCAAGGCGCTGGAGGAGGATCCCAGCGATGTGAAAAGGGCGGCCAAGGGCGCTTCCTGGCGCAAGAAGAACTGGCCGCTTCAGGCAAGCGGCGATCTGGTATCGGCTCTCGATGGCGACTGGGGCATCGTCGAGAAGGTGATCGAGACCAAGGTCAAGGCCAAGGCCGAAGCTCAGGGCAAGCCTGCTGACAGCACCGAGGTGCTGCAGGCGACGCGCGATTCCGTGCGCGCCATCATGATGATCCGCGCCTACCGCATGCGCGGCCACTTGCACGCCAAGCTCGACCCGCTCGGCATCGCCGCTCCCGTTGACGACTATCACGAGCTCTCGGCGGAGAATTACGGCTTCACGGCTGCCGATTACGACCGTAAGATCTTCATCGACAACGTGCTCGGCCTGGAATACGCGACCATCCGCGAGATGATCGAAATCCTCGAGCGCACCTATTGCTCGACGCTCGGCGTCGAATTCATGCATATCTCCAATCCTGAAGAGAAGGCCTGGATCCAGGAGCGCATCGAAGGACCGGACAAGGGTGTGGCCTTCACGCCGGAAGGCAAGAAGGCGATCCTTGCCAAGCTCGTCGAAGCCGAAGGCTACGAGCAGTTCCTCGACGTCAAGTTCAAGGGCACGAAGCGTTTCGGCCTCGACGGCGGCGAATCGCTGATCCCGGCGCTGGAACAGATCCTCAAGCGTGGCAGCCAGCTCGGCCTCAAGGAGGCCCTGTTCGGCATGGCCCATCGCGGCCGCCTGAACGTGCTCTCCCAGGTCATGGGCAAGCCGCACCGGGCGATCTTCCACGAGTTCAAGGGCGGCTCGGCCGCTCCCGACGAGGTCGAGGGCTCGGGTGACGTCAAGTACCATCTCGGCGCTTCCTCAGACCGCGAATTCGACGGCAATAAGATCCACGTTTCGCTGACGGCGAACCCGTCGCATCTCGAAATCGTCGATCCTGTCGTCATGGGCAAGGCCCGCGCCAAGCAGGACATGAATGCCACGGTCTGGGACGGTGACATCATCCCGCTTTCCGAACGCGCCAAGGTTCTGCCGCTGCTGATCCACGGCGACGCGGCCTTTGCCGGCCAGGGTGTCATTGCCGAAATCCTCGGCCTTTCCGGTCTGCGCGGCCATCGTGTCGCCGGCACCATGCATGTGATCATCAACAACCAGATCGGCTTCACCACGAACCCGGCCTTCTCGCGCTCGTCGCCCTATCCGTCCGACGTCGCCAAGATGATCGAGGCGCCGATCCTGCACGTCAACGGCGACGATCCGGAAGCGGTGGTCTATGGGGCGAAGATCGCCACCGAATTCCGTATGAAGTTCCACAAGCCTGTGGTGCTCGACCTGTTCTGCTATCGCCGCTACGGCCACAATGAAGGCGACGAACCGTCCTTCACGCAGCCGAAGATGTACAAGGTGATCCGCGCCCACAAGACCGTGCTGCAGCTCTACGCGGCCCGTCTCGTCGCCGAGGGCCTGCTCACCGAAGGTGAGGTCGAGAAGATGAAGGCCGATTGGCGCCTCCACCTCGAGCAGGAGTTCGAAGCCGGCCAGCAGTACAAGCCGAACAAGGCCGATTGGCTGGACGGCGAGTGGTCGGGCCTGCGCACGGCCGACAATGCCGACGAGCAGCGCCGCGGCAAGACCGCTGTGCCGATGAAGACGCTGAAGGAGATCGGCCGCAAGCTGTCCGAGATCCCGGCGGGCTTCAATGCGCACCGGACGATCCAGCGCTTCATGGAAAACCGCGCCAATATGATCACCACCGGCGAGGGTATCGACTGGGCGATGGCCGAAGCGCTCTCCTTCGGCGCGCTCTGCGTCGAAGGCAGCAAGATCCGCCTCTCCGGCCAGGATTGCGAACGCGGCACCTTCTCGCAGCGCCACTCGGTTCTCTATGATCAGGAAACCGAAGAACGCTACATCCCGCTCGCCAATCTTTCGCCGACGCAGGGGCGCTACGAAGTCATCAATTCGATGCTTTCGGAAGAGGCCGTGCTCGGTTTCGAATACGGCTATTCGCTTGCCCGCCCGAATGCGCTGACGCTCTGGGAAGCGCAGTTCGGCGATTTCGCCAACGGCGCGCAGGTGGTCTTCGACCAGTTCATCTCGTCGGGCGAACGCAAGTGGCTGCGCATGTCGGGCCTCGTCTGCCTGCTGCCGCATGGCTATGAAGGCCAGGGTCCGGAACATTCCTCGGCCCGCCTCGAGCGTTTCCTGCAGCTTTGCGCCGAAGACAACATGCAGGTCGCCAACGTGACGACGCCGGCGAACTACTTCCACATCCTGCGCCGGCAGCTGAAGCGCGACTTCCGCAAGCCGCTGATCCTGATGACGCCGAAATCGCTGCTGCGCCACAAGCGGGCGGTCTCGACGCTTGCCGAAATGGCCGGCGAATCCGCCTTCCATCGCCTTCTCTGGGACGATGCCGAGGTGATCAAGGACGGCCCGATCAAGCTGCAAAAGGACAACAAGATCCGCCGCGTCGTCATGTGCTCCGGCAAGGTCTATTACGATCTCCTCGAAGAGCGTGAAAAGCGCGGCATCGACGACATCTATCTCTTACGTGTCGAACAGCTCTATCCGTTCCCGGCAAAGGCGCTAATCAACGAGCTGTCGCGCTTCCGCAATGCCGAGATGGTCTGGTGCCAGGAAGAGCCGAAGAACATGGGCGCATGGTCGTTCATCGACCCCTTCCTCGAATGGGTGCTCGCCCATATCGACGCGAAGTACCAGCGCGTCCGTTATACCGGCCGTCCGGCCGCCGCCTCGCCGGCGACGGGCCTGATGTCCAAGCATCTGTCGCAGCTCGCCGCATTCCTCGAGGATGCATTGGGCGGTTAA
- the sucC gene encoding ADP-forming succinate--CoA ligase subunit beta, whose product MNIHEYQAKALLKGYGAPVAEGVAILKVEEAEAAAKSLPGPLYVVKSQIHAGGRGKGKFKELSPEAKGGVRLAKSIDEVVAHAKEMLGNTLVTAQTGEAGKQVNRLYIEDGADIARELYCSLLVDRSVGRVAFVVSTEGGMDIEAVAHDTPEKIQTIAIDPEAGVTAADVAAISKAFQLEGAAAEDAKTLFPLLYKAFGEKDMALLEINPLIVMKDGHLRVLDAKMSFDGNALFRHDDVKTLRDETEEDAKEIEASKWDLAYVALDGNIGCMVNGAGLAMATMDIIKLYGKEPANFCDVGGGAGKEKVAAAFKIITADPKVEGILVNIFGGIMKCDVIAEGVIAAVKEVGLKVPLVVRLEGTNVELGKKILNESGLAITAADDLDDAAKKIVAAING is encoded by the coding sequence ATGAACATTCATGAATATCAGGCCAAGGCTCTGCTGAAGGGCTATGGCGCGCCGGTTGCCGAAGGTGTCGCTATTCTCAAGGTTGAAGAAGCAGAGGCTGCCGCCAAGTCGCTTCCCGGTCCGCTTTACGTGGTCAAGAGCCAGATCCATGCCGGCGGCCGCGGCAAGGGCAAGTTCAAGGAACTGTCGCCGGAAGCCAAGGGCGGCGTGCGTCTCGCCAAGTCGATCGACGAAGTGGTCGCCCATGCCAAGGAAATGCTGGGCAACACGCTGGTGACGGCGCAGACCGGCGAAGCCGGCAAGCAGGTCAACCGCCTTTACATCGAAGACGGCGCCGACATCGCTCGCGAACTCTATTGCTCGCTGCTGGTCGACCGCTCGGTCGGTCGCGTGGCTTTCGTGGTCTCCACTGAAGGCGGCATGGACATCGAAGCTGTCGCTCACGACACGCCTGAGAAGATCCAGACGATCGCCATCGATCCGGAAGCCGGCGTGACGGCTGCCGACGTTGCTGCGATCTCCAAGGCTTTTCAGCTCGAGGGTGCTGCCGCCGAAGACGCCAAGACGCTTTTCCCATTGCTCTACAAGGCCTTCGGCGAGAAGGACATGGCTCTGCTGGAGATCAATCCGCTGATCGTCATGAAGGATGGCCACCTGCGCGTCCTCGATGCCAAGATGTCTTTCGATGGCAATGCGCTCTTCCGTCACGACGACGTCAAGACGCTGCGCGACGAGACCGAAGAAGACGCCAAGGAAATCGAGGCCTCGAAGTGGGACCTCGCCTATGTCGCGCTCGACGGCAACATCGGCTGCATGGTCAACGGTGCAGGCCTTGCCATGGCGACGATGGACATCATCAAGCTCTACGGCAAGGAGCCGGCTAACTTCTGCGACGTCGGCGGCGGCGCCGGCAAGGAGAAGGTTGCTGCAGCTTTCAAGATCATCACCGCGGACCCCAAGGTCGAAGGCATTCTCGTCAACATCTTCGGCGGCATCATGAAGTGCGACGTCATTGCCGAGGGTGTCATTGCCGCGGTCAAGGAAGTCGGCCTCAAGGTTCCGCTCGTCGTGCGTCTTGAAGGCACCAATGTCGAGCTCGGCAAGAAGATCCTGAACGAGTCGGGTCTGGCGATCACGGCGGCCGACGACTTGGACGATGCGGCCAAGAAGATCGTCGCGGCGATCAACGGCTAA
- a CDS encoding SDR family oxidoreductase, producing MSDAPVVLITGGSRGIGAAASRLAARQGWRVAVNYAANRQAADAVVAAVVGDGGEAVAIQGDVGKAADIVSMFTAVDRHFGRLDGLVNNAGIVDYPQRVDEMSAERIERMLRVNVTGSILCAAEAIRRMSSRHGGKGGAIVNISSMAAILGSATQYVDYAASKAAIDTFTVGLAREVAAEGIRVNAIRPGVIETDLHASGGLPDRPRELAPSIPMQRAGTPEEVADAILYLLSPSASYITGAILNVSGGR from the coding sequence ATGAGCGATGCACCTGTTGTTCTCATTACCGGCGGAAGCCGGGGTATCGGCGCCGCGGCTTCACGGCTCGCCGCGCGCCAGGGCTGGCGTGTCGCGGTGAACTACGCCGCCAACCGCCAAGCCGCGGATGCCGTCGTTGCGGCGGTCGTTGGGGATGGCGGCGAGGCCGTGGCGATCCAGGGCGATGTCGGCAAGGCTGCGGATATTGTCTCGATGTTTACGGCAGTCGACCGGCATTTCGGCCGGCTCGACGGGCTCGTCAACAATGCCGGCATCGTCGACTATCCCCAGCGCGTCGACGAGATGTCGGCAGAGCGGATCGAGCGCATGCTGCGCGTCAATGTGACAGGCTCGATACTCTGCGCCGCGGAGGCCATACGCCGCATGTCGAGCCGGCATGGCGGGAAGGGCGGGGCGATCGTCAACATCTCGTCGATGGCGGCGATTCTTGGTTCGGCGACGCAGTATGTCGATTATGCCGCTTCGAAGGCAGCGATCGACACCTTCACCGTCGGGCTGGCACGCGAGGTCGCTGCCGAGGGCATCCGCGTGAATGCGATAAGGCCAGGCGTCATCGAAACCGACCTCCATGCCTCCGGTGGCCTGCCGGATCGGCCGCGCGAGCTGGCGCCGTCGATCCCGATGCAGCGCGCGGGCACGCCCGAGGAGGTGGCGGATGCGATCCTCTATCTTCTTTCACCTTCGGCTTCCTATATAACCGGCGCGATCCTCAATGTGAGCGGCGGCCGCTAG
- a CDS encoding DUF4241 domain-containing protein, translating into MRNRIMRAARLLLCAAAAHVPVAASAAGWDIGKASSNFELVALGDAELSGRSIGVIHMGNVELTSGRIVAADPLAQPDRPALARTVAPGEYPVTLYQAFGRIAAASMRFAEGKPDRWELAVLPGQDLATLKDGEIFGYPVDAGLGCYMDADTLDLIGEREAQVQVQKPDSDVNYYDDVLASDLDANKGIYALHRPVAGRRGNVAVFWSGWGDGFYPVFWGLDRDGRALVLLTDFSVVENADGRKEPKLQ; encoded by the coding sequence ATGCGGAACCGGATCATGCGAGCGGCGCGTCTTCTTCTTTGCGCTGCCGCCGCGCATGTCCCGGTCGCCGCATCGGCTGCCGGCTGGGATATCGGCAAGGCAAGCAGCAATTTCGAGCTGGTGGCGCTTGGTGATGCCGAGCTTTCCGGCCGGTCGATCGGCGTGATCCATATGGGCAATGTCGAGCTGACATCGGGGCGCATCGTTGCAGCCGATCCGCTTGCCCAGCCCGACCGTCCGGCACTCGCAAGAACGGTTGCGCCTGGCGAGTATCCGGTGACGCTCTACCAGGCCTTCGGGCGCATCGCCGCTGCCAGCATGCGGTTTGCCGAGGGCAAGCCGGATCGTTGGGAGCTTGCGGTCCTGCCAGGGCAGGACCTGGCGACGCTGAAGGACGGCGAGATCTTCGGCTACCCCGTCGATGCCGGCCTCGGCTGCTACATGGATGCCGATACGCTTGATTTGATCGGAGAGCGTGAGGCCCAGGTGCAGGTGCAGAAACCGGATTCCGACGTCAACTATTACGACGACGTGCTGGCGTCGGACCTCGACGCCAACAAGGGCATCTATGCGCTGCACCGGCCGGTCGCCGGCAGACGAGGCAATGTCGCGGTGTTCTGGAGCGGCTGGGGCGACGGTTTCTATCCGGTCTTCTGGGGGCTCGACAGGGATGGCCGCGCGCTGGTGCTGCTGACGGATTTCAGCGTTGTCGAGAATGCCGACGGGCGGAAGGAGCCGAAGCTGCAATGA
- a CDS encoding YciI family protein produces the protein MAYFFLRLQPPRPTFPHDGTGEEMAAMKRHAEYWHRNALAGSAIIVGPVFEGEGAWGMAIVEVEDQAAAQLLADGDPIIASGFGFRFDILPMPSIISRPPAV, from the coding sequence ATGGCTTATTTCTTTCTGAGACTGCAGCCGCCGCGCCCCACTTTCCCGCATGACGGGACCGGGGAGGAAATGGCGGCGATGAAACGCCATGCCGAATACTGGCATCGGAACGCTCTTGCGGGATCGGCGATCATCGTCGGCCCCGTCTTCGAGGGTGAAGGCGCCTGGGGCATGGCGATCGTCGAGGTCGAGGATCAGGCGGCGGCGCAGCTTCTTGCCGACGGCGATCCGATCATCGCTTCCGGTTTCGGTTTCCGCTTCGATATCCTGCCGATGCCCTCGATCATCTCGCGGCCGCCCGCCGTCTGA
- the odhB gene encoding 2-oxoglutarate dehydrogenase complex dihydrolipoyllysine-residue succinyltransferase has protein sequence MATEIRVPTLGESVSEATVGTWFKKVGDAIKADEPILELETDKVTIEVPAPASGTLSEIVVAAGETVGLGALLGQIAEGAAAAAAPAAAAPTAAPAAPVPAQPAAAAPAQPAVAAAAASSSSASVSTMPPAPAASKMLAENNLSADQVDGSGKRGQVLKGDVIAAVAKGISAPAAAPAATPAAARGPSTVEDASREERVKMTRLRQTIAKRLKDAQNTAAMLTTYNEVDMKAVMDLRNKYKDIFEKKHGVKLGFMGFFTKAVTHALKELPAVNAEIDGTDVIYKNYCHVGMAVGTDKGLVVPVIRDADQMSIAEIEKELGRLAKAARDGSLSMADMQGGTFTITNGGVYGSLMSSPILNAPQSGILGMHKIQERPVAIGGQVVIRPMMYLALSYDHRMVDGKEAVTFLVRVKESLEDPERLVLDL, from the coding sequence ATGGCCACAGAAATCCGCGTTCCAACTCTCGGTGAATCCGTCAGCGAGGCAACCGTCGGCACCTGGTTCAAGAAGGTCGGCGACGCCATCAAGGCCGACGAGCCGATTCTCGAGCTTGAAACCGACAAGGTGACCATCGAAGTTCCAGCACCCGCCTCCGGCACGCTTTCGGAAATCGTCGTTGCCGCCGGCGAGACCGTCGGCCTCGGCGCGCTGCTCGGCCAGATCGCCGAAGGTGCCGCCGCTGCCGCCGCGCCGGCTGCCGCTGCACCGACCGCCGCTCCTGCTGCTCCGGTTCCCGCCCAACCGGCCGCTGCTGCTCCGGCCCAGCCGGCGGTTGCCGCCGCCGCTGCGTCGTCATCGAGCGCCTCCGTCTCCACCATGCCGCCGGCGCCTGCGGCTTCGAAGATGCTTGCCGAAAACAACCTTTCCGCCGATCAGGTCGACGGTAGCGGCAAGCGCGGCCAGGTGCTGAAGGGCGATGTCATCGCCGCCGTCGCCAAGGGCATTTCCGCTCCGGCGGCCGCACCTGCGGCGACGCCTGCCGCCGCGCGCGGCCCGTCGACGGTCGAGGATGCCTCGCGCGAAGAGCGCGTGAAGATGACGCGCCTGCGCCAGACGATCGCCAAGCGCCTCAAGGATGCGCAGAACACCGCCGCCATGCTGACCACCTACAACGAGGTGGACATGAAGGCGGTCATGGACCTGCGCAACAAGTACAAGGACATTTTCGAGAAGAAGCACGGCGTCAAGCTCGGCTTCATGGGCTTCTTCACCAAGGCGGTGACGCATGCGCTGAAGGAATTGCCGGCCGTCAACGCCGAAATTGACGGCACTGACGTCATCTACAAGAACTACTGCCATGTCGGCATGGCCGTCGGCACGGACAAAGGCCTCGTCGTTCCCGTCATCCGCGACGCCGACCAGATGTCGATCGCCGAAATTGAGAAGGAGCTCGGCCGTCTTGCCAAGGCAGCCCGTGATGGCTCGCTCTCTATGGCCGACATGCAGGGCGGCACTTTCACCATCACCAATGGCGGCGTCTACGGTTCGCTGATGTCTTCGCCGATCCTCAACGCACCGCAGTCCGGCATTCTCGGCATGCACAAGATCCAGGAGCGGCCGGTTGCGATCGGCGGCCAGGTCGTCATCCGCCCGATGATGTATCTGGCGCTGTCCTATGATCACCGCATGGTCGACGGCAAGGAAGCGGTCACCTTCCTCGTGCGCGTCAAGGAAAGCCTGGAAGATCCTGAACGTCTGGTTCTCGATCTCTAA